TCGAAAATGGCGGGAATTTCCGGATATGATTTTCGACCGCTGCCGAGTGCAGCGCAGTGAGCGGTATCGTCAATTAAAGAAATTCCGATTGCAGTATACAGACCTTGTTTATTTAAACCGACCGCTGAGCAATAAATGGGCCATTCATCAGCAGCTTGCGAGAAAGGCTGCCTTTCGCCCCCATCTGCCTGCAACAGAGCCGTTCGATGGATTTCATAGTGTAAAGCGAATGCTCAAACAGAATTCACTAGTATACCTCAAGCCAATTAACGGCACAGGAGGCCGCGGCATTTTACGCATTGAGCCTGTTAACAAGCAGAGTGGCCTGTATCTGATTGAGGGACGCAATCGCAAGCGCCATATTATTCCCCAGCAACGGGTACGTCTGGATCGTCTGGAGCCGCGTCTGAGCAGCTGGAACATGGATAACTATATTGTTCAGGAAGGCATTCCTGTGCAGTTGCCGAATGGCAGGGTCCATGATTACCGTATGCTGGTACAGAAAAATAGCCAGGGAGTATGGGAGCTAACGGGATGTGCCGGGCGCATCGGGGCACATCGGAGTGTCACTTCCAACCTGCATGGCGGAGGCAAGGCAGTACCGATGAAGCAATTGCTGACGCAATGGATTCGTGATGAAGGCCACAGAGAGAAAATCATCAAGCAAGGGGAAAAGCTCGGACTGGACATTGCTGCATATCTGGAAGAAAGCTATGGGGCATTATGTGAGCTTGCGCTCGATTTGGCAATTAATAAGGACGGTCATATCTACGTGCTTGAGGTCAACCCGAAGCCGGCTCGCGAGGTATTTTCACGCATTGGCGAAAAAGAAACCTATCGTCGTGCCATCACCAAACCTATGGAATATGCCCTATGGGTCTACCACACTCAGATTAATCCGAAGCCGCAGACGGAACAAAAAGCAGAAGAACAAACAGAAGATAAGACAGAAAGTAAAGCAAAGGAAGGCTCCGCCTAAGTGGCTGCCTTCCTTTGTTTTGTTATCTGCTTAACATCGTTTGCATGTATTATTTATATGGTACGCCACAGCGATTTATAACACTTATCTGCGTTTTCACCGTTACTCTGCGTTTTTATAAAGCGTAAGCAACTGCGTAAAGTCTGTAATAATCGCATCGGACCCTTCCAACTCATCATTCACACCAAATCCAGCATAAGCACAGCCGATCACTGTCTGTCCGTTCTTTTTGCCAGCTTCCACATCTGAGGAACGATCTCCTACCATCCATACATTCGAAATATCGTGCTTGCTCAACAGAATTTCTAGCAAATTCACTTTGGAAAGCGTACTGTATTCCCCAGCGCTGTACAGTCCTTCAAAAATAGGAACCATTTCATACGCTGCAGCGATCCCCTTTACATAATCCTCCAGCCCGTTACTGGCTACGAATAATCGGACACCTTGCTCATGAAGTGCCTGAAGTGTTTCTTTTACATGTGGATACAGAGCATGACTTCCATTCTTCAATCCCTCCAGCTCCAGCTGAAGCAACAACTCGTCCGCTCTTCTGTGAGCCGCTTCACTGGCTTCTGGCATCACTCTTCTCCAGATTTCATCCAGCAGCATACCCAAACTATTCAAAATAAGCTCCTCGGGAGGAGTCTCTCCTTCATAAAGCCCTTCGGCGCGCAGCGTATCAAACAGCTTGTGGTACGCAGGAAGCAGCAGCGTCTCCGTCTGGAAAAGTGTACCATCCATATCAAATACCATAGCCTCAGGTTTCTTCAACACAGGTGCATTGTTCATGTAGTTATCAGTCATTCCTTTCCTATGTAAGTTTACACTCCAACCCCTCTCATGATAAGCAATAAGAGAGGTCTGTGTAAACCTCATTGCGCATACCGTTAACTCTTATATTTTTTTAGAATAGTCCTAAAACAATGTAAACCGCCCCACATATCTGTGTGTAGAGCCCCCCGTGGAAGCTTAAGATCCA
This window of the Paenibacillus polymyxa genome carries:
- a CDS encoding YheC/YheD family protein, which produces MPKPVLGIMTLYLNSKKQLEERDIYERMIAEGKRLGLDMYVFTPADVHKDRRLLLAQIYDPHSGKWTRKWREFPDMIFDRCRVQRSERYRQLKKFRLQYTDLVYLNRPLSNKWAIHQQLARKAAFRPHLPATEPFDGFHSVKRMLKQNSLVYLKPINGTGGRGILRIEPVNKQSGLYLIEGRNRKRHIIPQQRVRLDRLEPRLSSWNMDNYIVQEGIPVQLPNGRVHDYRMLVQKNSQGVWELTGCAGRIGAHRSVTSNLHGGGKAVPMKQLLTQWIRDEGHREKIIKQGEKLGLDIAAYLEESYGALCELALDLAINKDGHIYVLEVNPKPAREVFSRIGEKETYRRAITKPMEYALWVYHTQINPKPQTEQKAEEQTEDKTESKAKEGSA
- a CDS encoding HAD family hydrolase codes for the protein MTDNYMNNAPVLKKPEAMVFDMDGTLFQTETLLLPAYHKLFDTLRAEGLYEGETPPEELILNSLGMLLDEIWRRVMPEASEAAHRRADELLLQLELEGLKNGSHALYPHVKETLQALHEQGVRLFVASNGLEDYVKGIAAAYEMVPIFEGLYSAGEYSTLSKVNLLEILLSKHDISNVWMVGDRSSDVEAGKKNGQTVIGCAYAGFGVNDELEGSDAIITDFTQLLTLYKNAE